Proteins encoded together in one Halothermothrix orenii H 168 window:
- a CDS encoding cobalamin-dependent protein (Presence of a B(12) (cobalamin)-binding domain implies dependence on cobalamin itself, in one of its several forms, or in some unusual lineages, dependence on a cobalamin-like analog.): MDTFASRLRSLRKEKKLRQKDLAGALGVAQTTIANYEQNLRFPNQDILNKLADYFNVSIDYLLGRSCLRQPTNFTSFKNNHITGENINYSKIIDSYINYILNGNQESARNLISKTVVQGATIKDIYLKVLEKALKKIGYLWELNKIDISDERLASMTTLQIMSQLMCMCSPGGKLKYKALCLSAYGESHTIGIKMISDLLYIKGFDVFYLGGNLPTSSVIKAIDSFRIDLLMISATMNNVSESVKNLVNAVRTHSSLKHIKIMVGGQLFNNNKSLLKELKIDGYAENADIAVKTAISLLNK; this comes from the coding sequence ATGGATACTTTTGCTTCCAGGTTAAGATCATTACGAAAGGAAAAAAAACTAAGACAAAAAGATCTTGCCGGAGCATTGGGGGTAGCTCAAACTACCATAGCTAATTATGAACAGAACTTAAGATTTCCCAATCAGGATATTTTAAACAAGCTGGCAGATTATTTTAATGTTTCTATAGATTACCTTCTAGGAAGATCCTGTCTCCGTCAGCCGACAAATTTTACCTCTTTCAAAAATAACCACATTACAGGGGAGAATATTAATTACTCTAAAATCATAGACTCCTATATTAATTATATTTTAAATGGTAACCAGGAGTCTGCCAGAAATCTTATTTCAAAAACAGTAGTTCAGGGAGCAACTATTAAGGATATATATTTAAAGGTCCTGGAAAAGGCTTTAAAAAAAATAGGTTATTTATGGGAATTAAATAAAATTGATATTTCCGATGAACGACTGGCATCAATGACAACTCTCCAGATAATGTCTCAGTTAATGTGTATGTGTTCACCAGGTGGTAAATTGAAATATAAAGCCCTGTGTCTGTCCGCCTATGGGGAATCCCATACTATAGGTATTAAAATGATTTCTGACCTGCTATATATAAAGGGTTTTGATGTTTTTTATCTCGGAGGAAATTTACCCACCAGTAGTGTCATTAAGGCTATAGATTCTTTCAGGATTGACCTGTTAATGATTTCAGCTACCATGAATAATGTTTCAGAATCGGTTAAAAACCTGGTAAATGCAGTCAGAACCCATTCATCCCTGAAACATATAAAAATAATGGTCGGAGGACAACTTTTTAACAATAATAAAAGCCTCTTAAAGGAGCTGAAAATAGATGGTTATGCTGAAAATGCCGACATTGCTGTAAAAACTGCTATAAGTTTGTTAAATAAATAA
- a CDS encoding HEAT repeat domain-containing protein: protein MEEILYKINFYLNKINLVQLDITVILIIIGAILVIIFSLFLIKRTNNINYQTKKILKLLERNPDKALKKLGNSPLEVVDYLLSPENISSGKYIKIKKYLSNPREVKKIFDRVHEDEPDIDQVKLTISIFTKLATPQAIDYLVTYLYEKNSDIVQTTINHLATLKTDKVVDTLIEYVSCVSDAKTLKFLEKAFLKFGPEAARKLEEFIYESDNTIKIWCINIMGAFPEEDFTGVLVDQLEVDNPDVKTAAIKNLANFSNNKKIIQEIAKCLDDENWGVRSQACYKLGELKATSVAPRLYERLTDQSGVVRAAAAQALLDMGYEGIEYLIKIAKEPSAPEEVINILKEQEIVFLIESIEKVFERKFKRMYPELSINKVKKRVK from the coding sequence ATGGAGGAAATATTATATAAAATAAATTTTTATCTTAATAAAATTAATTTAGTACAATTAGACATAACAGTGATTTTAATTATTATCGGTGCTATTCTTGTTATTATTTTCTCCTTATTTTTAATTAAAAGGACTAATAACATTAATTATCAGACAAAAAAGATACTCAAACTCTTGGAAAGAAATCCAGATAAGGCCCTGAAAAAATTGGGGAATAGTCCCCTGGAGGTTGTTGATTACTTACTTAGTCCTGAAAATATATCATCGGGAAAGTATATTAAAATTAAAAAATACCTTTCTAATCCCCGGGAAGTGAAAAAAATATTTGACCGTGTTCATGAAGATGAGCCAGATATAGACCAGGTCAAATTGACTATATCAATTTTCACAAAGCTGGCTACTCCTCAGGCTATCGATTATCTGGTTACATATTTATATGAAAAAAATTCTGATATTGTTCAGACAACCATAAACCATCTTGCTACACTTAAAACAGATAAGGTTGTGGATACGTTAATTGAATATGTAAGCTGTGTTTCTGATGCTAAAACCCTGAAATTTCTGGAAAAGGCCTTCTTGAAGTTCGGTCCAGAAGCTGCCCGAAAATTAGAGGAATTTATATATGAATCAGATAATACAATTAAAATATGGTGTATTAATATTATGGGGGCTTTTCCTGAAGAAGACTTCACTGGGGTCCTGGTAGACCAGCTTGAGGTTGATAACCCGGATGTAAAAACTGCTGCAATAAAAAACCTGGCTAATTTCAGTAATAATAAGAAGATAATTCAAGAAATTGCAAAATGTCTGGATGATGAGAACTGGGGTGTTCGTAGCCAGGCCTGTTATAAACTAGGTGAATTGAAGGCTACCTCGGTAGCCCCCAGATTATATGAAAGGCTAACAGATCAGAGCGGTGTAGTCAGGGCGGCAGCAGCCCAGGCTTTACTGGATATGGGTTATGAAGGGATAGAGTATTTAATAAAAATTGCTAAAGAGCCTTCAGCCCCGGAAGAAGTTATTAATATTTTAAAGGAACAGGAAATAGTGTTTCTAATTGAATCTATTGAAAAAGTATTTGAAAGGAAATTTAAAAGGATGTATCCTGAATTGAGTATAAATAAAGTAAAAAAAAGAGTTAAATAA
- the zupT gene encoding zinc transporter ZupT — MENVIPAFIITLFAGLSTGIGSALALFARRTNTKFLSISLGFSAGVMVYVSFVELFNGALETLIKVHGSKTGQILAVLSFFTGILIIAIIDNMVPEHENPHQVRKERELINIKKENVNNDFSLKKMGLLSAVAISIHNFPEGIATFASSLSDLTVGVSIAVAIAIHNIPEGVSVSVPIYYATGNKKKAFIYSFMSGLSEPLGALIGYAFFKIFLSDTVLGIIFGLVAGIMVFISIDELLPASRRYGQGHQEIYSFIAGMAVMAISLLLL, encoded by the coding sequence ATAGAAAACGTAATACCTGCCTTTATAATTACACTATTTGCTGGTCTATCAACTGGAATCGGGAGTGCTCTGGCCCTCTTCGCCCGGAGAACTAATACTAAATTTCTTTCGATATCTCTGGGTTTTTCAGCCGGAGTTATGGTTTATGTTTCTTTTGTAGAATTGTTTAATGGAGCCCTGGAAACTTTAATAAAGGTCCATGGTAGTAAAACGGGCCAGATATTAGCGGTTTTATCTTTTTTTACAGGGATATTAATAATTGCCATTATTGACAATATGGTGCCCGAACATGAGAACCCACATCAGGTTAGAAAAGAAAGAGAACTTATAAATATAAAAAAAGAAAATGTTAATAATGATTTTTCATTAAAGAAAATGGGGCTTCTTTCTGCCGTGGCTATATCAATACATAACTTTCCGGAGGGTATAGCAACCTTTGCCTCATCATTGTCAGACCTTACGGTCGGGGTGTCTATTGCTGTTGCTATTGCAATACATAATATTCCGGAAGGTGTTTCGGTATCAGTCCCCATTTATTATGCTACTGGTAACAAAAAGAAAGCTTTTATATACTCATTCATGTCAGGGTTATCAGAACCTTTAGGAGCTTTAATAGGTTATGCTTTTTTTAAAATATTTTTATCTGATACTGTCCTTGGTATTATTTTCGGACTGGTTGCGGGAATAATGGTATTTATTTCAATAGATGAACTTCTTCCAGCTTCAAGAAGGTATGGTCAGGGTCATCAGGAGATATACAGCTTCATAGCAGGTATGGCTGTAATGGCCATAAGTTTACTGTTATTATAA
- a CDS encoding MASE3 domain-containing sensor histidine kinase — MIKSKFYVGDLPFILLFIILFLASFYNYIFFHSVVELLTIITASNVFIIAFATTEIGENNYFKFLGLAYGFVAFFDLLHMTSCQGLGIFPEYDINLCIQFWIVARLIESISLLVSFAFVNSNTNNFKKYRFFIRYIFISVLFLVLLFYELFPLCYHNNSLTNFKVITEYAISFILLLSIIVLKKSSSWFSSSVYRLLFLSLVFTFMSELLLASYLNPYGFRNILGHLFKLVSFYLIYKSVSVTSLKKPFETLFYKLNQANKKLKNEKNKILDITEAIFIFIDKEGKITLINKKGCEVLGYQEEEIIGKEWVTNFVYKDDRERVRKTLENIVTCGCNNGNNFEHQVVTRDNTRRTILWKNTVLKDERGQIRGVLSSGLDITDKKLLEEELEYNKLRTEFFANLSHEFKTPLNVIFSALHLIEWSLDKNPLKKDKIKSYLKTITHNSYRLLRLITNLLDITKIDANSYQLNICNCDIVKIVKSAVNSVKGHINNKTRKIVFNTNVNEKIIACDPFDIERILYNLLSNAIKFTGEGDKITVEIKDRGQSLNIIVKDTGIGIPEEMQDYIFKRFRQVDKSFRRNNEGSGLGLSLTKSLVELHGGSISIESKPGKGSTFIIKLPVFQVSNNLCENTRKKSKELIDRINLEFSDIYEL, encoded by the coding sequence ATGATTAAAAGTAAATTTTATGTAGGAGATCTGCCCTTTATACTACTTTTTATCATACTTTTCCTGGCAAGTTTTTATAACTATATCTTTTTTCACAGTGTAGTTGAACTTTTAACCATAATTACAGCTTCCAATGTATTTATAATTGCTTTTGCCACTACTGAAATAGGTGAAAATAATTATTTTAAATTTCTTGGTCTTGCCTATGGTTTTGTCGCCTTCTTTGACCTGTTACATATGACAAGCTGTCAGGGGTTGGGAATATTTCCAGAATATGATATTAATTTATGTATACAATTCTGGATTGTTGCCAGATTGATTGAAAGTATATCTTTACTGGTTTCTTTTGCTTTTGTTAATAGTAATACTAATAATTTTAAAAAGTATAGATTTTTTATTAGATATATTTTTATATCAGTTCTATTTCTGGTATTATTATTTTATGAATTATTTCCGTTATGTTACCATAATAATTCTCTAACTAACTTTAAAGTTATTACAGAATATGCAATTTCATTTATTTTACTTTTATCTATAATTGTACTTAAAAAAAGTTCTTCCTGGTTTAGTTCAAGTGTATACAGACTACTCTTTTTGTCACTGGTTTTCACTTTTATGTCAGAGTTATTACTGGCATCATATCTTAATCCATACGGGTTTAGAAATATCCTGGGCCATTTGTTTAAACTTGTTTCCTTTTATCTCATATATAAGTCTGTTTCTGTTACCAGTTTAAAGAAACCCTTTGAGACCCTTTTTTATAAGTTAAATCAGGCTAATAAAAAACTAAAAAATGAAAAAAATAAAATACTCGATATTACTGAGGCTATCTTTATTTTTATCGATAAAGAGGGAAAGATAACCCTGATCAATAAAAAAGGTTGTGAGGTCCTGGGTTATCAGGAAGAAGAAATTATTGGAAAGGAATGGGTAACTAATTTTGTTTATAAAGATGACCGAGAGAGAGTAAGAAAAACACTGGAAAATATAGTTACATGTGGATGCAATAACGGAAACAATTTTGAACATCAGGTAGTTACCAGAGACAATACCAGGCGTACAATTTTATGGAAAAACACTGTTTTAAAAGATGAGCGGGGGCAGATCAGGGGAGTGTTAAGTTCCGGGCTTGATATTACGGATAAAAAATTGCTTGAAGAAGAGCTGGAGTATAATAAACTACGTACTGAGTTTTTTGCCAACCTGTCCCATGAATTTAAAACACCCTTAAATGTAATTTTTTCAGCCCTGCATTTGATTGAATGGTCTTTAGATAAAAATCCACTGAAGAAAGATAAAATTAAAAGTTATTTAAAAACTATTACTCATAATAGTTATCGACTCTTAAGATTAATTACTAATTTGTTGGATATTACAAAAATAGACGCTAATTCCTATCAATTAAATATATGTAACTGTGATATTGTCAAAATAGTAAAATCCGCCGTTAATTCAGTAAAAGGACATATTAATAATAAAACACGGAAAATAGTGTTTAATACAAATGTTAATGAGAAGATTATAGCCTGTGATCCATTTGATATAGAACGAATTTTATATAATCTTCTCTCAAATGCTATCAAATTTACCGGAGAAGGTGATAAAATAACTGTAGAAATAAAGGACCGGGGACAATCACTTAATATAATTGTTAAGGATACCGGTATTGGAATACCTGAAGAGATGCAAGACTATATTTTTAAACGTTTTCGCCAGGTTGATAAGTCTTTCAGAAGGAATAATGAAGGTTCGGGTCTTGGTTTGTCATTAACAAAATCACTGGTAGAATTACATGGTGGTAGTATAAGTATAGAAAGCAAACCCGGTAAAGGTAGTACTTTTATTATTAAACTTCCTGTTTTTCAGGTATCAAATAACCTATGCGAAAATACCAGAAAAAAATCCAAAGAGTTAATAGACAGAATTAATCTGGAATTCTCTGATATTTATGAGTTATAA
- a CDS encoding zinc ribbon domain-containing protein: MNKSFTCPKCGCQEYEKDEIRATGGGFAKIFDVQNKRFTAITCTNCRYTEFYKGDTKTLINILDFLTD, from the coding sequence ATGAATAAATCATTTACCTGTCCTAAATGCGGCTGTCAGGAGTATGAAAAAGATGAGATAAGGGCAACCGGTGGTGGTTTCGCTAAAATCTTTGATGTCCAGAATAAAAGGTTTACAGCTATCACCTGTACAAACTGCCGTTATACAGAGTTTTACAAAGGAGATACGAAAACCCTTATAAATATCCTTGATTTTCTGACAGATTAG
- a CDS encoding carbon-nitrogen hydrolase family protein, translated as MVIRDGDSFIMNTGVAIIKSLVYENIENIFERVKDVSRNIIENSLVLLVFQKPDNLRNLSDDTEIKDFNKKIRELSSNFARRNSCYFSPGTYLEVDGDKYYKTAILFDPGGQICLKQRQIFLDNNDKQRHIQRGQEINIYRSEIGNIGFITGADCWYPEVGRFLALEGVDIVIYTNNLKDNNCWKQISGIWSQVQQNQFFALEGSVGGYSLIHAPCEVTPYRTGLIPPQGVKVSSKEYALNPPLYIKFLNKQLSEIKGFDIYITSLNYSDLEEIRYKYPLRKELNPGLYQLSGIDKLSLKGDR; from the coding sequence TTGGTAATCAGGGATGGTGACAGTTTTATAATGAACACTGGTGTAGCTATAATTAAAAGTTTAGTATATGAAAATATAGAAAACATTTTTGAGAGGGTTAAAGATGTTTCTAGGAATATCATAGAAAATTCCCTTGTTTTATTAGTATTCCAGAAACCAGATAATTTGAGGAACCTATCTGATGATACCGAAATAAAGGATTTTAATAAAAAAATAAGGGAGTTATCAAGTAATTTTGCCCGAAGAAATTCATGTTATTTTTCACCGGGGACTTACCTTGAAGTAGATGGAGATAAATACTATAAAACGGCTATTCTTTTTGACCCCGGGGGACAAATATGTTTAAAACAAAGACAAATTTTCCTGGATAATAACGATAAACAAAGACATATCCAGCGTGGTCAGGAAATAAATATTTATCGTTCTGAAATAGGGAATATAGGATTTATTACAGGTGCTGATTGCTGGTATCCTGAAGTTGGTAGATTTTTAGCCCTTGAAGGGGTAGATATTGTTATCTATACTAATAACTTAAAAGATAATAATTGCTGGAAGCAGATATCTGGTATATGGTCACAGGTTCAGCAGAATCAGTTTTTTGCCCTGGAGGGGAGTGTGGGGGGTTATTCATTAATACACGCACCATGTGAGGTAACACCATACAGGACTGGATTAATACCACCACAGGGTGTTAAGGTCAGTTCTAAAGAATATGCATTAAATCCACCTTTATATATAAAATTCTTAAATAAACAGCTATCTGAGATAAAAGGTTTTGATATCTATATAACTTCATTAAATTACAGTGATTTAGAAGAGATTAGATATAAATATCCATTAAGAAAGGAATTGAATCCCGGGTTATATCAATTAAGTGGTATAGATAAGTTAAGTTTGAAAGGTGATAGATAG
- a CDS encoding nitrilase-related carbon-nitrogen hydrolase, translating to MDIKSIITNFYLKYITWGTTSRKIRRYLNKRGKKVKKGPERDKSKRVKVAALQLRARLYKDPFDFIEKMNQMIGTAVENGAEFVVCPEHNLMQLSGILPGFADGKNVDIDTMLQNNDIDLTLEDVLILLGNVIKDISRSVFSELARYYGTYIMTGSGLIPGVDNKLYNISYLFDPDGTLIGEQTKNHLLPLEADWGVKPGNKINVFSTDFGKVAIPICMDATYFETFRIAWQKGAHLVTIPIANPDPDYNYWTAMRGIWARVQETPVFGIKSALVGDFLGFRLTGQAGIYAPLELTPDKTGVIAEADTWDSEEIVMAELDFKSLEEFEPELDTNKNFWERYFPGVYYTI from the coding sequence GTGGATATTAAATCAATTATTACTAACTTTTATTTAAAATATATTACCTGGGGAACAACTTCCCGTAAAATAAGGAGATATTTAAATAAAAGGGGTAAAAAGGTCAAAAAAGGGCCTGAAAGGGATAAAAGTAAAAGGGTAAAAGTTGCTGCACTTCAATTAAGGGCCAGGTTATATAAAGACCCCTTTGACTTTATCGAAAAGATGAATCAGATGATTGGAACTGCTGTGGAGAATGGGGCAGAATTTGTTGTATGTCCTGAACACAATCTAATGCAACTATCAGGTATTTTGCCTGGTTTTGCAGATGGCAAAAATGTAGATATAGATACTATGTTACAGAATAATGATATTGACCTGACATTAGAAGATGTTCTGATCCTTTTAGGTAATGTCATAAAGGATATTTCCAGAAGTGTATTTTCTGAGCTGGCCAGATATTATGGTACTTATATTATGACCGGTAGTGGTTTAATACCGGGTGTTGATAATAAGCTGTATAACATCAGTTATCTGTTTGACCCTGATGGTACGTTAATTGGTGAACAGACAAAGAATCATTTACTACCCCTTGAAGCAGACTGGGGGGTTAAGCCTGGGAATAAAATTAACGTTTTTTCTACAGACTTTGGTAAAGTGGCTATCCCCATCTGTATGGATGCAACCTATTTTGAAACCTTCAGGATTGCGTGGCAGAAAGGGGCTCATCTTGTTACCATTCCTATTGCTAATCCTGATCCTGATTATAATTACTGGACAGCTATGCGGGGAATATGGGCCCGGGTTCAGGAAACACCCGTTTTTGGAATAAAAAGTGCCCTGGTAGGTGATTTTTTAGGTTTCAGGTTAACGGGCCAGGCTGGAATTTATGCCCCCCTTGAGCTTACACCCGATAAGACTGGTGTCATTGCTGAAGCAGATACCTGGGATTCTGAGGAGATTGTTATGGCAGAACTTGACTTTAAATCCCTTGAAGAATTTGAACCGGAATTAGATACTAATAAAAATTTCTGGGAAAGGTATTTTCCTGGAGTATATTATACCATTTAA
- a CDS encoding aldo/keto reductase: protein MKYRQFGKLNWKASALGFGAMRLPTVNNDSSKIDENKAIEMIRYAIDNGVNYIDTAWPYHKGNSEIVVGKALKNGYRDKVKLATKLPSWLIKKEEDMDFYLDKQLKKLQVDYIDFYLLHALNRKHWENYKKLNVFKWIEKVISLGKIKYIGFSFHDDYNLFKEIVDAYDWTFCQIQYNYLDTDFQAGKKGLKYASKKGLAIVIMEPLRGGQLAGKQPTPVHEIWNTSQIDRTPVDWALQWLWNQPEVSVVLSGMSTLEQVKENITSADKSGINALSKAELNTINQIKKAYEELSPIMCTGCNYCIPCPQNVNIPGNFSLYNNAHIYNDFENQKKVYNKWDESAKAGNCVGCGQCEKACPQNLPIIKLLKKVDAYFS from the coding sequence ATGAAATATAGGCAATTTGGCAAACTTAACTGGAAGGCATCTGCTCTCGGTTTTGGGGCAATGAGATTACCAACTGTTAATAATGACAGCAGCAAAATTGATGAAAATAAGGCAATCGAAATGATTAGATACGCGATAGACAATGGTGTTAATTATATTGATACTGCCTGGCCCTACCATAAAGGTAATAGTGAAATTGTAGTTGGAAAGGCCCTCAAAAATGGCTACCGTGATAAAGTTAAACTAGCAACAAAATTACCGTCATGGTTAATTAAAAAGGAAGAAGATATGGATTTTTATCTGGATAAGCAACTAAAAAAACTACAGGTTGATTATATAGATTTTTATCTTCTTCATGCCCTTAACAGAAAACACTGGGAAAATTACAAAAAACTAAATGTTTTTAAATGGATTGAAAAAGTCATATCCCTGGGTAAAATTAAATATATTGGTTTTTCTTTTCATGATGATTACAATTTATTTAAAGAAATAGTAGATGCTTATGACTGGACCTTCTGCCAGATTCAATACAACTATCTGGATACAGACTTTCAGGCCGGTAAAAAAGGTTTAAAATATGCTTCTAAAAAAGGCCTTGCTATTGTAATCATGGAACCTTTACGTGGTGGTCAGCTTGCTGGAAAACAACCTACTCCTGTCCATGAAATCTGGAATACCAGTCAAATAGATAGAACACCTGTCGACTGGGCACTACAATGGTTATGGAATCAGCCCGAAGTTTCAGTAGTATTAAGTGGAATGAGCACCCTTGAACAGGTCAAAGAAAATATTACAAGTGCTGATAAGTCAGGTATCAATGCACTCAGTAAAGCTGAATTAAATACAATTAACCAGATAAAGAAAGCCTATGAGGAATTATCTCCTATAATGTGTACTGGATGTAATTATTGTATCCCCTGTCCTCAAAATGTTAATATACCGGGCAACTTTTCTCTGTACAACAATGCCCATATTTATAATGATTTTGAAAATCAGAAAAAAGTATATAATAAATGGGATGAAAGTGCTAAGGCAGGAAATTGTGTAGGCTGTGGCCAGTGTGAAAAAGCCTGCCCCCAGAACTTGCCCATTATAAAACTTTTGAAGAAGGTTGATGCATACTTTAGTTAG
- the dprA gene encoding DNA-processing protein DprA, whose product MPERVYLLALTMINGLGILRIQNLLNYFGSASSIWQASEKELKQVNGINKLAEKIVKQRKKINIENILENLAKNNIKYVTIFDNNYPDKLRDISKPPPVIYYKGKYDNNERIIAIVGSRRATRYGCNIARNLAYSLAGRGFAIISGFARGIDTCAHKGALKVGGRTIAVLGTGLNRIYPPENKKLTGLVTDSGYLLSELTPETGPLASNFPRRNRIISGLAEGVIVVEASNRSGSLITANYARKQGKFIFSVPGNINRPQSQGTNNLIKKGARVLTSVDDVLNTLPTAEKPLIKSYNRKNTGDKSTVTEDYSSLSPEEKKVVSILQGEDLHINQIITLTGFDASQVNKILLNLELKGLISPKQGKKYTFLGLQNLLKPI is encoded by the coding sequence ATGCCAGAAAGAGTATATTTATTAGCCCTTACAATGATAAATGGACTGGGTATTCTTAGAATACAGAATTTATTGAATTACTTTGGAAGTGCTTCTTCAATATGGCAGGCCAGTGAAAAAGAATTGAAACAGGTTAATGGAATTAACAAACTTGCTGAAAAGATTGTTAAGCAGAGAAAAAAAATTAATATTGAAAATATACTTGAGAATCTTGCTAAAAATAATATTAAATATGTGACCATATTTGATAACAATTATCCAGATAAATTAAGAGATATTAGTAAACCACCCCCTGTTATTTATTATAAAGGGAAATATGATAATAATGAAAGAATCATTGCCATTGTAGGTTCGAGGAGGGCTACCCGATATGGATGTAATATTGCCAGAAACCTGGCCTATAGTCTGGCCGGTAGGGGGTTTGCCATTATCAGTGGATTTGCCAGGGGAATTGATACCTGTGCCCATAAGGGTGCTTTAAAGGTCGGGGGCAGGACCATTGCTGTCCTGGGAACAGGTTTAAATAGGATATACCCACCCGAAAACAAAAAACTGACTGGTCTGGTGACTGATTCTGGTTATCTTTTAAGTGAACTTACCCCTGAGACCGGACCCCTTGCCAGTAATTTTCCCAGGAGAAATAGAATTATAAGCGGGCTGGCAGAAGGGGTAATAGTGGTTGAAGCCTCCAATAGAAGTGGTTCCCTGATAACTGCCAATTACGCCCGGAAGCAGGGAAAATTTATATTTTCTGTACCTGGTAATATTAACCGTCCCCAGAGTCAGGGGACCAACAATCTAATTAAGAAAGGTGCCCGGGTACTAACATCTGTTGACGATGTTTTAAACACACTGCCAACGGCAGAAAAACCATTAATAAAATCATATAATCGAAAAAATACAGGAGATAAAAGTACGGTAACTGAAGATTATAGCAGTTTATCTCCGGAGGAGAAAAAAGTTGTTTCAATTTTACAAGGAGAAGACTTACACATAAATCAGATTATTACATTGACAGGTTTTGACGCATCTCAGGTTAACAAAATTCTCTTAAATCTTGAATTAAAAGGACTTATATCCCCTAAACAGGGAAAAAAATATACATTTTTGGGTTTACAAAATCTTTTAAAACCAATATAA
- a CDS encoding DICT sensory domain-containing protein, producing MKELSLYEEIFTKLEGGVKKLDGGTDDSELNSFSLKFESRVPQLERMCYIMEQVLLRKPSRANVYAGFQKVSRARDIWDRFLKIADNVNKVYIFGEKDDDLPKHPDIDFIYLPEGHKLTREWFLVITKPIGKAMMVAYDLDGFGVHDDEKQRKFKGAKTNNPEIVTKARDLLEEVIASYND from the coding sequence ATGAAAGAATTATCACTGTATGAAGAAATTTTTACTAAACTTGAAGGTGGAGTAAAAAAATTGGACGGGGGTACTGACGATAGTGAGTTAAACAGTTTTTCACTGAAATTTGAGAGTAGAGTTCCCCAGCTGGAAAGAATGTGTTATATAATGGAGCAGGTTTTATTAAGGAAACCATCCCGGGCCAATGTTTATGCAGGGTTTCAGAAGGTTTCAAGGGCCCGTGATATATGGGATAGATTTCTTAAAATAGCTGATAATGTTAATAAAGTTTATATATTTGGGGAAAAAGATGATGACCTGCCAAAACACCCTGACATTGACTTTATCTATCTCCCGGAAGGACATAAGTTGACCCGGGAATGGTTTTTAGTAATAACTAAACCTATTGGAAAAGCAATGATGGTAGCATATGACCTTGATGGATTTGGTGTCCATGATGATGAAAAACAGAGGAAATTCAAGGGGGCCAAGACCAATAATCCTGAAATAGTAACAAAAGCCCGGGATTTACTTGAAGAAGTAATAGCTTCATATAATGACTAA
- a CDS encoding DUF1540 domain-containing protein encodes MISIPQKTHVHCTVENCKWFAEPNLCVAEKILVVSDDFARELPNEMDVEQTNQIVSQKGLSPITECYQSCCKTFVPRDLYDKGLGGSS; translated from the coding sequence TTGATTTCTATACCACAGAAGACACATGTTCACTGTACAGTTGAAAATTGTAAATGGTTTGCAGAGCCCAATTTATGTGTTGCCGAGAAAATACTGGTTGTCAGTGATGATTTTGCCCGGGAGTTACCCAATGAAATGGATGTAGAACAGACAAACCAGATTGTTAGTCAAAAAGGCCTGTCTCCAATAACAGAATGCTACCAGAGTTGTTGTAAGACTTTTGTTCCCAGGGATTTATATGATAAAGGCCTTGGTGGTAGTAGCTAA